The following proteins are co-located in the Tachysurus vachellii isolate PV-2020 chromosome 17, HZAU_Pvac_v1, whole genome shotgun sequence genome:
- the rbm41 gene encoding RNA-binding protein 41, which translates to MKRVARRVCDDGPLPEEQETEGQRQLHNLLLQQLDTDVDIDRCVAKKKCFAPAALYKPFGEQAAGVRSLAQFQALQDGEQELASLRELGLTDAEIQLWRNRDAQDKTSSGKNRGVIVAPEARDERMQVIWDKMAARAELLSRPQRFSGSRALTRREMEIEKALFHGTDRSNFLTALYHQEGASDDGQQGATFSNPMDSLYRDILNDQQEHSESVTYFHQTDPDRDRTPRLDPETDPDPDSDRSHALNSQSAGITPSKNQESASVPQKPTVNQPIGRVTSCCGPVTVSGTVEEISDEEIRNNRETEDGIRRISRFQNYRRGEPSNVLCVKNMSPRASLSQLVALFSRFQKDDTNPIVYRILTGRLKGQAFITFSDKETAQAALDTVNGYRLQGKVLVIEFARERGQAKTEDSPENHIIKESTAQKDLSTSGHAVTRR; encoded by the exons ATGAAGCG GGTCGCTCGCCGGGTGTGTGACGACGGCCCACTTCCTGAGGAGCAGGAGACCGAGGGTCAGAGGCAGCTGCACAACCTGTTGCTCCAGCAGCTCGACACGGACGTCGACATCGACCG CTGTGTAGCTAAGAAGAAATGTTTTGCCCCGGCTGCACTGTACAAGCCTTTCGGGGAGCAGGCGGCAGGAGTGCGCAGTCTGGCCCAGTTCCAGGCGCTGCAGGATGGAGAGCAGGAACTCGCCAGCCTGAGAGAGCTGGGCCTCACCGACGCCGAGATCCAGCTGTGGAGGAACAGAGACGCGCAGGACAAGACCAGCAGCGGGAAG aatcgtGGCGTGATCGTAGCTCCTGAAGCACGGGACGAGCGAATGCAGGTCATCTGGGACAAGATGGCGGCGAGGGCAGAGTTACTGTCCCGTCCTCAGCGCTTCTCGGGCAGTCGAGCTCTCACacggagagagatggagatcgAGAAGGCTCTGTTCCACGGCACTGACCGCTCCAACTTCCTGACTGCCCTCTACCATCAAG AGGGAGCTTCGGACGATGGCCAACAGGGGGCGACATTTTCAAACCCAATGGATTCTTTATACAGAGACATCCTGAACGATCAACAGGAACACTCAGAGAGCGTCACATACTTTCATCAGACAGATCCTGATCGCGACCGAACACCACGTCTGGACCCAGAAACAGACCCGGACCCGGACTCGGATCGGTCGCACGCTCTCAACAGCCAATCAGCAGGAATAACTCCTTCTAAGAATCAAGAATCAGCATCTGTTCCACAGAAACCGACAGTAAACCAGCCCATTGGACGCGTGACCTCGTGCTGCGGTCCGGTGACCGTCAGCGGGACAGTAGAAGAGATTTCAGACGAGGAGATCAGGAACAATCGGGAGACGGAGGACGGAATAAGGAGAATCTCACGCTTTCAGAACTATCGGCGCGGAGAGCCGTCGAAC GTGTTGTGTGTGAAGAACATGAGTCCACGGGCCTCTTTGTCCCAGCTCGTAGCTCTTTTCTCCCGCTTTCAGAAGGACGACACAAATCCAATCGTGTACCGCATCCTGACCGGCAGACTGAAGGGCCAAGCTTTCATTACCTTCTCAG ataaaGAGACCGCACAAGCAGCGTTGGATACAGTGAATGGCTACAGGCTGCAGGGAAAAGTCCTGGTGATTGAATTTGCCCGAGAGAGGGGACAAGCCAAGACTGAGGACTCTCCAGAAAATCACATAATTAAAGAATCTACAGCACAAAAGGATC